The Cyanobacteria bacterium GSL.Bin1 genome includes the window GAATGGACTTGTCCTCAATGTGGCACTCACCATGATCGTGACGAGAATGCCAGTGCAAACATAAGAGCAGAAGGAATCAGAATGCTTTCCGTCTCTGGAACGGGGACGGCTGCGGTAGGAGGGGATAGAAGTCCTAAACTTGGTCGTCAGGTCAAATTTGGGCATTCCCCTACGAGTATCGAAGCCCCGACCTCGCGTTAGCAGGTTGGGGTAGTTCACCTGAGGCACAGAATACTCATCATTAGAAGGGATAGTCAAAGGTGTGACCTAGTTTTAAGCCTAAGAGAATCCATTCTTCCAGAACAGAACGTAATTCATTTGCACATTCGCCTTGAGTTGGGGCAAAGGCAATCACTCCTTTTGCTGGTGGAATACGACCGCAAACTCTCCCATCTTC containing:
- a CDS encoding transposase; the encoded protein is EWTCPQCGTHHDRDENASANIRAEGIRMLSVSGTGTAAVGGDRSPKLGRQVKFGHSPTSIEAPTSR
- a CDS encoding type II toxin-antitoxin system HicB family antitoxin, which encodes MLTQYIEEALSQAIFEELEDGRVCGRIPPAKGVIAFAPTQGECANELRSVLEEWILLGLKLGHTFDYPF